One Gossypium hirsutum isolate 1008001.06 chromosome A11, Gossypium_hirsutum_v2.1, whole genome shotgun sequence genomic window carries:
- the LOC107924110 gene encoding protein LURP-one-related 17 has translation MSFFMKSSSRSVHEERRWSAELPTTQSDLCMSLTVWRKSLVMSCNGFTVINSDGNVVYRVKTYIGQRPKELVLMDGVGNSILTMRRNKNLRLLDTWFIYGGEIGAHCISTKRSEKQPIFYVKKCINILHNNPNVLAYVYRGRSSDEKYVYMIEGSYSHRSCKVVNEAKKVVAEIKRKDAIIGGVSFGVEVFMLIVEAGFDPGLAMALVLLLDQMFS, from the exons ATGTCTTTTTTCATGAAATCTTCATCAAGATCGGTACATGAAGAACGACGTTGGTCGGCCGAGTTACCGACGACCCAAAGTGATCTATGCATGTCGCTAACGGTGTGGAGAAAATCGCTTGTAATGAGCTGTAACGGATTCACCGTGATTAATTCCGATGGTAATGTAGTTTATCGAGTCAAAACTTACATAGGACAACGCCCTAAAGAACTTGTTCTTATGGATGGGGTTGGAAATTCCATTCTAACAATGCGACGTAACAAG AACCTTAGATTGTTGGATACTTGGTTTATCTATGGTGGGGAAATAGGTGCTCATTGTATATCAACAAAACGATCAGAGAAGCAACCGATTTTCTACGTAAAGAAATGTATTAACATCTTACATAACAACCCTAATGTACTAGCATACGTATATCGGGGCCGGTCATCGGACGAAAAGTACGTTTATATGATCGAAGGATCGTATTCGCATAGATCGTGTAAAGTGGTGAATGAAGCAAAGAAAGTGGTGGCTGAGATTAAGAGAAAAGATGCAATAATTGGAGGTGTTTCTTTTGGTGTAGAGGTTTTTATGTTGATTGTAGAGG